A genomic window from Periweissella cryptocerci includes:
- a CDS encoding propanediol/glycerol family dehydratase large subunit: MKRQKRFEELEKRPIHLDGFVKEWPEEGFIALDGPIDPKPSIKIENGVVTELDGKAIADFDLIDHYIAKHGIQLENAEVVIAMDSTKIANMLCDPNVSREEISKLTTSMTPAKAVQVVSQMNFVEMMMATQKMRPRRTPATQAHVTNIRDNPVQLAADAADAALRGFPEQETTTAVARYAPLNAISIMVGAQTGRPGVITQCSVEEALELSLGMRGFTAYAETISVYGTEQVFTDGDDTPWSKGFLAACYASRGLKMRFTSGSGSEVMMGYAEGKSMLYLESRCIFITKASGVQGLQNGGVSCIGIPGSVPSGIRSVLGENLICMMLDLECASANDQAFSHSDMRRTERLLGQFLAGTDYVSSGYSSTPNYDNTFAGSNTDAMDYDDYYVMQRDLKVNGGIHPVTEEAVIKVRDKAARAIQAVFAGLGLPKITDEEVEAATYANTSKDMPERNMVEDLKAAQEVLDRNITGLDIIKVLNNGGFKDVAQAVLSLLQQRITGDFLQTSAIFDENWHVISAINDSNDYMGPGTGYRLDGEEWERIKDIPMAIDPRDI, from the coding sequence ATGAAACGCCAAAAAAGATTTGAGGAATTAGAGAAACGACCAATTCACTTAGATGGATTTGTTAAAGAGTGGCCTGAGGAAGGGTTCATTGCACTTGATGGTCCAATTGATCCGAAACCAAGTATCAAAATTGAAAATGGTGTCGTTACCGAATTAGATGGTAAGGCAATTGCAGATTTTGATTTAATTGATCATTATATCGCAAAGCATGGTATTCAACTGGAAAATGCTGAAGTGGTAATCGCGATGGATTCAACTAAAATCGCAAATATGTTATGTGATCCAAATGTTTCACGGGAAGAAATTAGTAAGTTAACAACCTCAATGACTCCTGCAAAAGCTGTTCAAGTTGTTAGCCAAATGAACTTTGTTGAAATGATGATGGCTACACAAAAAATGCGACCTCGTCGGACACCAGCAACTCAAGCCCACGTGACTAACATTCGTGATAATCCCGTGCAATTAGCCGCCGATGCCGCCGACGCTGCTCTGCGCGGATTTCCAGAACAAGAAACAACGACAGCAGTTGCCCGCTATGCGCCATTAAATGCTATTTCAATCATGGTTGGGGCACAAACTGGTCGTCCAGGTGTTATTACTCAATGTTCAGTTGAAGAAGCACTGGAACTTAGTCTTGGGATGCGTGGTTTTACCGCATATGCTGAAACAATTTCGGTTTATGGAACTGAACAAGTATTTACTGATGGTGATGATACACCTTGGTCAAAAGGATTCTTAGCTGCCTGTTATGCCTCACGTGGCTTGAAGATGCGCTTTACTTCAGGCTCTGGTTCAGAAGTGATGATGGGATATGCTGAAGGAAAATCAATGCTTTATCTGGAATCACGTTGTATTTTCATAACCAAAGCTTCAGGGGTCCAAGGTTTACAAAACGGTGGGGTTAGTTGTATTGGTATCCCAGGATCAGTACCTTCAGGAATCCGTTCCGTTTTAGGCGAAAATTTGATTTGTATGATGCTTGATTTGGAATGTGCATCAGCTAATGACCAAGCGTTTTCACACTCAGATATGCGTCGAACTGAACGTTTACTCGGACAATTCTTAGCTGGGACTGATTATGTCTCTTCAGGATATTCATCAACACCTAATTATGACAATACTTTTGCTGGATCAAATACAGACGCAATGGATTACGATGATTACTACGTCATGCAACGTGATTTAAAAGTTAACGGTGGGATTCATCCAGTAACCGAAGAAGCTGTTATTAAAGTTCGGGATAAAGCTGCGCGAGCAATTCAAGCGGTCTTCGCAGGACTGGGATTGCCAAAAATTACAGATGAAGAAGTCGAAGCAGCAACTTACGCGAATACCTCTAAAGACATGCCAGAACGGAACATGGTTGAAGATTTAAAAGCGGCACAAGAAGTTTTAGATCGTAACATTACCGGTTTGGACATTATTAAAGTTTTGAATAATGGTGGCTTCAAAGATGTCGCTCAAGCTGTATTGAGTTTATTACAACAACGTATCACTGGGGACTTTTTACAAACTTCGGCCATCTTTGACGAAAACTGGCACGTTATTTCGGCAATTAATGATAGTAACGATTACATGGGACCAGGAACTGGCTATCGTTTAGATGGTGAAGAATGGGAACGGATTAAAGATATTCCAATGGCAATTGATCCACGTGATATTTAA
- a CDS encoding helix-turn-helix transcriptional regulator, whose product MELFFQSIGAFDSAEASSNNTPNQNATKVANKNEFEYSAVSEIHPSIQSAIDYVAEHITESITLDEVSQHVFLSNYYFSKLFKKEMFTTFTVYVNDKKMQRAKEMLVNPEIPIQQISQHLGFAQTSYFSKVFKQHAEMTPSEFRQHSLEENSN is encoded by the coding sequence ATGGAACTCTTTTTCCAATCAATTGGCGCATTTGATTCTGCCGAAGCATCTTCAAACAACACGCCTAATCAGAATGCCACCAAGGTAGCTAACAAAAATGAGTTTGAATACTCCGCTGTAAGCGAAATTCACCCTTCAATCCAAAGTGCGATTGATTACGTTGCCGAGCATATTACGGAATCGATTACGCTAGATGAAGTTTCGCAACACGTTTTTCTTTCTAATTATTATTTTAGTAAGCTATTTAAAAAAGAAATGTTTACCACGTTTACCGTCTATGTTAATGATAAAAAGATGCAGCGTGCTAAAGAAATGCTAGTCAATCCTGAAATACCCATTCAACAAATCTCACAACATCTCGGATTTGCTCAAACGAGTTATTTTAGTAAAGTATTTAAGCAACACGCTGAAATGACCCCTTCGGAATTTCGCCAGCATTCATTAGAAGAAAATAGTAATTAG
- a CDS encoding ECF transporter S component codes for MHNLQNKDSEHHSFLTMKQLTFLTFVIGICEVGRLIFQFIPNVQPVTDIIILTTLIFGLSNGLLVGVLSIVVSNIILGMGVWTLAQIGAYILIVLLTYFLAKPWFFKAPIIVRACFCAAMGFFYGFVISIIQAPILGINNFLPYYIAGLPFDLMHALGNAGFCLILSPTLVPLLKKIHAQLF; via the coding sequence ATGCATAACTTACAAAATAAAGATTCAGAACATCATTCTTTTTTAACTATGAAACAACTGACTTTCTTAACTTTTGTAATTGGTATTTGTGAAGTTGGGCGGTTGATTTTTCAGTTCATCCCTAACGTCCAGCCAGTTACTGATATTATTATTCTTACAACTTTAATATTTGGCCTAAGTAACGGCTTGCTCGTTGGTGTGCTTTCAATTGTCGTTTCTAATATTATTTTAGGTATGGGAGTTTGGACTTTAGCACAAATTGGCGCGTATATTTTAATTGTCCTACTTACGTACTTCTTAGCTAAGCCTTGGTTTTTTAAAGCACCAATAATTGTGCGTGCATGCTTTTGTGCAGCCATGGGCTTCTTTTATGGCTTTGTAATTTCAATAATCCAGGCACCAATTTTGGGTATCAATAATTTTTTACCGTATTATATTGCTGGCTTACCGTTTGACTTAATGCACGCGCTTGGTAATGCGGGCTTTTGTCTCATTCTTTCACCAACATTGGTACCTTTACTAAAAAAAATCCACGCACAACTTTTTTAA
- a CDS encoding MFS transporter, with protein MMSQKRVAANIIKGSLGNLIEWYDWYVYAAFAIYFSTQFFPSENQTSQLLATAAVFAVGFLMRPLGSWIMGRIADKKGRRYALTLSVTIMAGGSLIIAVTPNYQTIGVAAPIILVIARLIQGLSLGGEYGTSATYLSEMASAGKRGFYSSFQYVTLVGGQLIALAVQIVLQNLLTQAEMLAYGWRIPFVIGALGAFVVLRLRLSMDESTTFENLDADQKKDAGTIKALLRYPRQVLTVIGMTLGGTIAFYTYTTYMQKFMINSMGLKPQLVTTINFAALLIFLFLQPLGGALSDRIGRKPLLYTFGILGTILTPVIFIGLQHTKSPLIAFLLMMVGLVIVTGYTSINAIVKAELFPAEIRALGVGLPYGLTVAIFGGTVEYVALFLKQAHLENIFFYYVSGAVFISLLVYWRMNESMKTSHIEREAGSLTVSPDEVSGK; from the coding sequence ATGATGTCACAAAAGCGTGTTGCGGCAAATATTATTAAAGGTTCACTAGGCAATTTAATTGAGTGGTATGACTGGTATGTGTATGCTGCGTTCGCTATTTACTTTTCAACGCAATTTTTTCCAAGTGAAAATCAGACCTCACAACTGCTAGCAACGGCGGCCGTATTTGCAGTTGGTTTCTTGATGCGACCTTTGGGTAGCTGGATTATGGGACGCATTGCTGACAAGAAAGGGCGCCGGTATGCATTAACCTTGTCAGTTACCATTATGGCTGGTGGCTCATTGATTATTGCGGTTACGCCAAACTATCAAACTATTGGCGTCGCAGCACCGATTATTTTGGTGATTGCTCGGCTGATCCAAGGGTTATCTTTGGGTGGTGAATATGGTACGAGTGCGACATATTTGTCAGAAATGGCTAGTGCAGGTAAACGCGGATTTTATTCAAGCTTCCAATATGTGACGCTCGTTGGTGGTCAATTAATTGCTTTAGCAGTACAAATCGTATTACAAAATTTACTGACGCAGGCTGAAATGTTGGCGTATGGTTGGCGAATCCCCTTCGTAATCGGGGCACTCGGAGCATTTGTCGTGTTACGGTTACGGTTGTCGATGGATGAGTCAACGACGTTTGAAAATTTAGATGCCGATCAGAAAAAAGATGCTGGTACGATTAAAGCATTGTTGCGCTATCCGCGCCAAGTATTGACGGTCATCGGGATGACTTTAGGTGGCACGATTGCATTTTATACCTACACAACGTATATGCAAAAATTCATGATTAACTCAATGGGGCTAAAGCCGCAGCTTGTGACGACGATTAATTTTGCGGCCTTACTCATCTTTTTGTTCTTGCAACCACTAGGTGGGGCACTATCGGATCGCATCGGGCGGAAGCCGTTACTATATACATTTGGTATTCTTGGTACCATACTGACACCAGTAATTTTTATTGGCTTGCAACACACCAAGTCACCACTGATTGCTTTCTTGTTGATGATGGTGGGCTTAGTCATTGTTACGGGTTACACTTCAATTAACGCGATTGTCAAAGCTGAATTGTTCCCGGCGGAAATTCGCGCACTGGGAGTTGGCTTACCCTATGGACTGACTGTCGCAATTTTTGGTGGGACGGTTGAATATGTTGCCTTGTTCTTGAAACAAGCACACCTAGAAAATATATTCTTCTATTATGTTTCGGGTGCCGTGTTTATTAGTTTGCTGGTTTATTGGCGGATGAATGAATCAATGAAAACTTCCCACATTGAACGGGAAGCTGGTAGTTTGACAGTATCGCCTGATGAAGTGAGTGGTAAGTAA
- a CDS encoding sugar phosphate isomerase/epimerase family protein, producing the protein MKFGFLSGCLQNMTLEEKMAYAHEVGFTTLDVSCWPRNNARDYSGSDIDVENLTDSDIAKIKADQEKYQITFASLAYYDNMLDPDEATRQAYFDHLVAVIEAAGKLGTPLVGCFIGKNHNESLVENFDEFEAIFSKLVAIAEKNNVKLMIENCPMPGWQEDGLPGTISYSPELWDEMFRRVPSKSFGLNFDPSHLTWLGIDPLRAMRDYKDRIFHIDAKDVIVDKSQFYKYGIFGKKLNREHEEDLGFWTPVIPGLGDINWSTFYQVMKEIDYKGDFSIEHEDRRFSETNELVKQGLEYSFNYLNPIITDFK; encoded by the coding sequence ATGAAATTTGGATTTTTATCAGGTTGTTTACAAAACATGACCTTAGAAGAAAAAATGGCTTACGCACATGAAGTTGGTTTCACAACGTTAGACGTTTCATGTTGGCCACGGAACAATGCGCGTGATTATTCTGGTAGCGATATTGATGTTGAAAACTTAACGGATAGCGACATCGCAAAAATTAAGGCAGACCAAGAAAAGTACCAAATCACGTTTGCAAGTTTAGCTTACTATGACAATATGCTTGATCCTGATGAAGCAACGCGCCAAGCTTATTTTGACCATTTGGTAGCGGTTATTGAAGCCGCCGGTAAATTAGGTACGCCATTAGTTGGGTGCTTTATCGGTAAAAATCATAACGAATCATTAGTCGAAAACTTTGATGAATTTGAAGCGATTTTTTCTAAGTTAGTTGCAATTGCTGAAAAGAACAACGTTAAATTGATGATTGAAAACTGCCCAATGCCAGGTTGGCAAGAAGATGGTTTGCCAGGAACGATTTCATATTCACCAGAATTATGGGATGAAATGTTCCGCCGCGTTCCAAGCAAGTCATTTGGTTTGAATTTTGACCCATCACACTTGACTTGGTTAGGAATTGATCCTTTGCGAGCAATGCGTGATTACAAAGACCGTATTTTCCACATCGACGCCAAGGACGTAATTGTTGATAAGAGTCAATTTTACAAATACGGTATTTTCGGTAAGAAATTGAACCGTGAACACGAAGAAGATTTGGGCTTTTGGACACCAGTTATTCCTGGTTTAGGCGATATCAACTGGAGCACTTTCTATCAAGTGATGAAAGAAATTGATTACAAGGGTGACTTCAGTATTGAACATGAAGACCGTCGTTTCTCTGAAACAAATGAGTTGGTTAAGCAAGGACTTGAATACTCATTTAACTACTTGAACCCAATTATCACTGATTTTAAGTAA
- a CDS encoding GRP family sugar transporter, which produces MDILIALIPSLCWGSIGLLSAKFGGNSSQQTLGLTFGGLLFGVLTYLLWVLPHGYTMNSQIVIIGLVSGILWTVGQGFQFVAIKSMGVSRAVPLSMTSQIVGNALLGAAVLGEWTAVQQWVIGLIAIALIVLGAVWIQTKDKAEKQNQVSGTGSSVSGMVPLALSTLGFMGYFIAPKLLQNWMHIPAQIINADHGVQYMITIIFPQSIGMVIGGLLFVLFITRETKKLVTKVTFVNAITGLVWAIGNIALFISIANPNLGQATAATLSSLGFIMGAFGGVFILHERKTKYQMVLVSLGTLIAVVGAVLMTNLNTLANMF; this is translated from the coding sequence ATCAATTGGACTCTTATCAGCAAAATTTGGTGGTAACTCATCACAACAAACTTTAGGTCTAACATTTGGTGGACTATTGTTTGGGGTATTAACGTACTTGCTCTGGGTCTTGCCACATGGTTACACGATGAACAGTCAAATTGTCATCATTGGTTTGGTTTCAGGTATTTTATGGACAGTTGGTCAAGGATTCCAATTCGTGGCGATCAAGTCAATGGGTGTTTCACGGGCGGTGCCATTATCAATGACAAGCCAAATCGTGGGTAACGCCTTACTTGGGGCAGCCGTGTTGGGTGAATGGACTGCGGTACAACAATGGGTTATTGGCTTGATTGCGATTGCCTTAATCGTGTTGGGTGCTGTCTGGATTCAAACTAAGGACAAAGCTGAAAAGCAAAACCAAGTTAGCGGCACTGGTAGCTCAGTTAGTGGGATGGTGCCATTAGCACTTTCAACGCTTGGATTTATGGGTTACTTCATTGCACCAAAACTCTTGCAAAACTGGATGCACATTCCAGCACAAATTATTAACGCAGATCACGGTGTTCAATACATGATCACAATTATTTTCCCACAATCAATCGGGATGGTAATCGGTGGCTTGCTGTTCGTATTGTTTATTACCCGTGAAACGAAAAAATTGGTTACGAAAGTTACTTTTGTTAACGCAATTACTGGTTTAGTTTGGGCAATTGGTAATATTGCCTTGTTCATCTCAATTGCTAACCCTAATCTGGGGCAAGCAACCGCAGCTACTTTGAGTTCATTAGGATTCATTATGGGGGCATTTGGTGGGGTCTTTATCCTGCACGAACGCAAAACCAAGTATCAAATGGTATTAGTTTCACTTGGAACGCTAATCGCCGTAGTTGGTGCGGTATTGATGACAAACCTGAACACGTTAGCGAACATGTTTTAG